In Pseudomonas fakonensis, one DNA window encodes the following:
- a CDS encoding REP-associated tyrosine transposase, with protein MDRPSSHLLRRGRFCEPGRLYLLTTTTHQRTPLFADFQLARIIIHQLRLCEASGACRSLAWVLMPDHLHWLIELGDGGLSALMCSFKSRSSCALYRHGIGQRHIWQPGFHDRALRREDDVKTIARYIIANPVRAGLVQRSGQYPHWDCVWV; from the coding sequence ATGGACAGGCCAAGCTCTCACCTGCTGCGTCGCGGTCGGTTCTGCGAACCCGGTCGGCTCTACCTGCTGACCACGACCACACACCAGCGCACTCCTCTTTTTGCGGATTTTCAGCTTGCCCGAATCATCATCCATCAACTTCGGCTCTGCGAAGCATCCGGCGCATGCCGCTCGCTGGCCTGGGTACTGATGCCCGATCACCTGCATTGGTTGATCGAGTTGGGTGACGGTGGCCTCAGCGCCTTGATGTGCAGCTTCAAGTCCAGAAGCAGTTGCGCGTTGTACCGCCATGGGATTGGCCAACGGCACATCTGGCAACCAGGCTTTCATGACCGCGCACTGCGCCGTGAAGACGATGTGAAGACCATTGCCCGGTACATCATCGCCAATCCTGTTCGCGCAGGACTGGTGCAGCGGTCGGGCCAATACCCACATTGGGATTGTGTCTGGGTGTGA
- a CDS encoding sensor histidine kinase — translation MSLVNAYGLRQLLNTSNFRQASTIAFVCLLVSLISIVCSNHLLEVVTRSHVRDMILNDVRSQQLHGSLRSTAQVVAALQQREPTEARKEHLPTVVDAQGRLRYGNAWLVPQFDCAGGCLGNWRHAVVPGGNGTAEILGLLVPLADGGSYFSAYNLRPMLERTRIIPLMAGATMLLVLLLILLTSLPFSRRNLERINHIRDALARYASGEHGSRVACHSDGDEFDQLGSEVNHSLQRIDRLMEEVKNITSHIAHELRTPLTRLQARLLSVAEQLQDEPARVELMQAVSDSERIQSLFRAVMRIGEVETGRCAHQFDSHNAQELLQDIADYYQPLAEERDCQLNVQCSPRVRVYGDRALLFQALANLVDNALKYSPKGSPITLRGEQVRSRSRLCVADRGRGIPDALNDRAMARFQRLDTSGNVPGNGLGLTLTRAICDLHGGQLLLIDNQPGLCATLEIKAPVA, via the coding sequence ATGTCCTTGGTTAACGCCTATGGCCTGCGCCAGTTGCTCAACACCAGCAACTTTCGCCAGGCCTCGACCATCGCCTTCGTCTGCCTGCTGGTGTCGCTGATCTCGATCGTGTGCAGCAACCACCTGCTCGAAGTGGTAACCCGCAGCCACGTGCGCGACATGATCCTCAACGACGTGCGCTCCCAGCAGTTGCACGGCAGCCTGCGCAGCACCGCGCAGGTGGTGGCGGCGCTGCAGCAACGCGAACCCACCGAGGCGCGCAAGGAGCACCTGCCTACGGTGGTCGATGCCCAGGGCCGGCTGCGCTATGGCAACGCCTGGCTGGTGCCGCAGTTCGACTGCGCCGGCGGCTGCCTGGGCAACTGGCGCCATGCCGTGGTGCCCGGTGGCAACGGCACGGCAGAGATCCTCGGCCTGCTGGTGCCGCTGGCCGATGGCGGCAGCTACTTCAGTGCCTACAACCTGCGGCCGATGCTCGAACGCACGCGGATCATCCCGCTGATGGCCGGCGCCACCATGCTTTTGGTGCTGCTGTTGATCCTGCTCACCAGCCTGCCGTTCAGCCGGCGCAACCTGGAGCGCATCAACCACATCCGCGATGCCCTGGCCCGCTACGCCAGTGGCGAGCACGGCTCGCGGGTGGCCTGCCACAGCGACGGCGACGAGTTCGACCAGCTGGGTAGCGAGGTCAACCACAGCCTGCAGCGCATCGACCGGCTGATGGAGGAAGTGAAGAACATCACCAGCCATATCGCTCACGAGCTGCGCACCCCGCTGACCCGCCTGCAGGCCCGGTTGCTGAGCGTGGCCGAGCAGTTGCAGGACGAGCCGGCGCGGGTCGAGCTGATGCAGGCGGTGTCCGACAGTGAACGCATCCAGAGCCTGTTCCGCGCGGTGATGCGTATCGGCGAGGTGGAAACCGGCCGCTGCGCCCACCAGTTCGACAGCCACAATGCGCAGGAGCTGCTGCAGGACATCGCCGACTACTACCAGCCCCTGGCCGAGGAGCGCGACTGCCAGCTGAATGTGCAGTGCAGCCCGCGGGTGAGGGTGTACGGCGACCGCGCGCTGCTGTTCCAGGCCCTGGCCAACCTGGTGGACAACGCCCTGAAGTACTCGCCCAAGGGCTCGCCTATCACCCTGCGCGGCGAGCAGGTGCGCAGCCGTTCGCGACTGTGCGTGGCCGACCGCGGCCGTGGCATCCCCGACGCCCTCAACGACCGCGCCATGGCCCGCTTCCAGCGCCTGGACACCAGCGGCAACGTGCCCGGCAACGGCCTGGGCCTGACCCTCACCCGCGCCATCTGCGACCTGCACGGCGGCCAGTTGCTGCTGATCGACAACCAGCCCGGGCTGTGCGCGACGCTGGAGATCAAGGCCCCGGTGGCGTAA
- a CDS encoding response regulator transcription factor has product MRVLVVEDDPSVSHWLGSKLHACGHNCRMTDNGEGALDMILREAFDVVILDRVLPKMDGIEVLNQLTGKPRPPILVLSANDQTADRVEGLRAGADDYLGKPFDFTELLLRLELLARRHQQHAHDEVLQIDELQVDLSRRTVSRDGQRIDLTDKEFKLLQVLAEHRGQTVTRSMLLERVWGYHFDPQTNLIDVHLSKLRTKIDKGFERQMIRTIRAIGYVLG; this is encoded by the coding sequence ATGCGCGTATTGGTGGTGGAAGACGACCCCTCGGTCAGTCACTGGTTGGGCAGCAAGCTGCATGCGTGCGGGCACAACTGCAGGATGACCGACAACGGCGAAGGTGCCCTGGACATGATCCTGCGCGAAGCCTTCGACGTGGTGATCCTCGACCGCGTACTGCCCAAGATGGACGGCATCGAAGTACTCAACCAGCTCACCGGCAAACCGCGCCCGCCGATCCTGGTGCTGTCGGCAAACGATCAAACCGCCGACCGCGTCGAAGGCCTGCGCGCCGGCGCCGACGATTACCTGGGCAAGCCGTTCGACTTCACCGAGCTGCTGCTGCGCCTGGAGCTGCTCGCCCGCCGCCACCAGCAGCACGCCCACGACGAGGTGCTGCAAATCGACGAACTGCAGGTGGACCTGAGCCGGCGCACGGTCAGCCGCGACGGCCAGCGCATCGACCTCACCGACAAGGAGTTCAAGCTGCTGCAGGTGCTGGCCGAGCACCGCGGCCAGACCGTTACCCGCAGCATGCTGCTGGAGCGCGTGTGGGGCTACCACTTCGACCCGCAAACCAACCTCATCGACGTGCACCTGTCCAAGCTGCGCACCAAGATCGACAAGGGCTTCGAACGCCAGATGATCCGCACCATACGCGCCATCGGCTATGTCCTTGGTTAA
- a CDS encoding VOC family protein, which yields MQLTFSHVDVLVSQLEQACDYYRQVLSAEISTTQVWQRGGLHVHYAIARMGKERFMLVQPLAGNLKALLDTHGEGMIYRHCYSTPDIELAYDELLASGVQPEDENGQPLAREALNSPAGARIIWLPKRFGHFSIEIIEAAGLEAFIDGAFAPALD from the coding sequence ATGCAGCTCACCTTCAGCCACGTCGACGTGCTGGTCAGCCAGCTCGAACAAGCCTGCGACTACTATCGGCAGGTGCTAAGCGCCGAGATTTCCACCACCCAGGTGTGGCAACGCGGCGGCCTGCATGTGCACTATGCCATCGCGCGCATGGGCAAGGAGCGGTTCATGCTGGTGCAGCCACTGGCCGGCAACCTGAAAGCGCTGCTCGACACCCATGGCGAGGGGATGATCTACCGCCACTGCTACTCCACCCCGGATATTGAACTGGCCTATGACGAGTTGCTGGCCAGCGGTGTGCAGCCGGAAGACGAGAATGGCCAGCCCCTGGCCCGCGAGGCTTTGAACTCGCCAGCCGGGGCGCGGATCATCTGGTTGCCCAAGCGCTTCGGGCATTTTTCCATCGAGATCATCGAAGCGGCGGGGTTGGAGGCGTTTATCGACGGGGCATTTGCCCCAGCACTTGATTGA
- a CDS encoding DUF3077 domain-containing protein, which produces MTTDTHHTTPGKTRFSQGESNPQPLFRIEPGIPCNHAREQASELMGYVSHLTLVGVMDEDPKMVWAAHYLSALAKALMDDAELGLKH; this is translated from the coding sequence ATGACCACGGACACGCACCACACCACCCCCGGCAAGACCCGCTTCAGCCAGGGTGAAAGCAACCCCCAGCCGCTGTTTCGAATCGAACCCGGCATCCCCTGCAATCACGCCCGTGAACAGGCCTCGGAGTTGATGGGCTATGTCAGCCACCTGACCCTGGTGGGGGTAATGGATGAAGACCCGAAGATGGTCTGGGCAGCGCACTACCTCAGCGCTCTGGCTAAGGCGCTGATGGACGATGCCGAGTTGGGCCTGAAACACTGA
- a CDS encoding AraC family transcriptional regulator: MNGYDSDSRFIAAHHLPAVLIDLARSRHIDTHHLLRGCGLFYEDIITGNAQLSPQQFLRLIANAQRLLDAADSSFLYGQRLWPGHYGAASLLLEQADHLLQALERLGQYRALLSPLLTPVLRLDEQYLHLYWRESCAMGEQTLFLLEASMTAVVALARRQQHEQLPWRFQFAHPEPGYVEQYWVHLGDALAFDCPCTVMSVPREYLLRPWPGAGSTAQQVARQACDAQLSTWGWQTSFLDQLHDHLLGQLRQPLSLERVACAFATSPASFKRRLARQGTHFQEQLDCARRDLALYLYQVKGYGNDEVAQMLGFNDNTNLRRSFKRWTGRLPSELKPLAGGAAL, from the coding sequence ATGAACGGCTACGACAGCGACAGCCGTTTCATCGCCGCCCACCACCTGCCCGCCGTGCTGATCGACCTGGCGCGCTCGCGGCACATCGACACCCACCACCTGCTGCGCGGTTGCGGGCTGTTCTACGAGGACATCATCACCGGCAACGCGCAGCTCAGCCCGCAACAGTTCCTGCGCCTGATCGCCAACGCCCAGCGCCTGCTGGACGCCGCCGACAGTAGTTTTCTGTATGGCCAGCGCCTGTGGCCCGGGCACTACGGGGCCGCCAGCCTGCTGCTGGAGCAGGCCGACCACCTGCTGCAGGCACTGGAGCGCCTGGGCCAGTACCGCGCCCTGCTGTCACCGCTGCTGACCCCGGTGCTGCGCCTGGACGAGCAGTACCTGCACCTGTACTGGCGCGAAAGCTGCGCCATGGGCGAGCAAACCCTGTTCCTGCTCGAAGCCAGCATGACCGCCGTGGTCGCCCTGGCCCGCCGCCAGCAGCACGAGCAGTTGCCGTGGCGCTTTCAGTTCGCCCACCCGGAGCCTGGGTATGTGGAGCAGTACTGGGTGCACCTGGGCGATGCGCTGGCGTTCGACTGCCCGTGCACGGTGATGAGCGTGCCCCGTGAATACCTGCTGCGCCCCTGGCCCGGCGCCGGCTCCACCGCCCAGCAGGTGGCGCGCCAGGCGTGCGATGCGCAATTGAGCACCTGGGGTTGGCAGACGAGTTTTCTCGACCAGTTGCACGACCACCTGCTCGGCCAGTTGCGCCAGCCGCTGAGCCTGGAGCGCGTCGCCTGCGCCTTCGCCACCAGCCCAGCCTCGTTCAAGCGCCGCCTGGCGCGCCAGGGCACGCATTTTCAGGAACAGCTCGACTGCGCCCGGCGCGATCTGGCGTTGTACCTGTATCAGGTCAAGGGGTATGGCAACGACGAGGTGGCGCAGATGCTGGGGTTCAACGACAACACCAATTTGCGCCGCTCGTTCAAGCGCTGGACCGGGCGGCTGCCGAGTGAGCTCAAGCCACTGGCGGGAGGGGCTGCGCTGTAG